The Deltaproteobacteria bacterium region ATAATGCCGTTGATCAGAGCCACATCAGTTCCCAGGTTGTGCCGGGCGTAAAGATCTGCTTTCAATGCCAGCTGGATCTTGCGCGGGTCAGCCACCACCAGCTTGGCTCCTTTGGCCTTGGCACGATAAATGCGTGTTGCCACCAGTGGATGTGAAGAGGTGGTGTTGGAGCCGATGACAAAAATGCAGTCGGCGTCCTCCAGTTCGCCGACGGAGTTGGTCATTGCTCCACTGCCGAAAGAGGCGGCAAGCCCTGCCACCGTAGAGGAGTGTCAGAGACGGGCGCAGTGGTCCACATTGTTGGTTCCCACTGCGGCACGAGCGAATTTCTGAATAAGATAGTTCTCTTCGTTGGTCAGTTTGGCCGAAGCGAGAAAGGCGATGCTGTCACTGCCGTGAGATTCTTTGATTGCCTGCAGTCTGGAGGAGGTGTATTCGAGAGCTTCATCCCAGTCGGTTTCAACAAGCTCCCCGTTCTTGCGTATCAGCGGTTTTTTAAGTCTGGTGGGATGCTGGATGAACTGGTGAATGTTCCAGCCCTTGACGCAGAGTTTTCCCTGATTCACGGGACTGGTCTTGGAAGGAATGGTGCCTATAATCTGGCCATCCAACACTTCCAGGTACAGACCGCAGCCGCAGCCGCAATAAGCACAGGTGGTGAGTACAGTGTGATAGTCCATGGTGGCGACTCCTTAAATTTGTTTCCACCCTGATGATAGTATTTTGTGGTGATGCTTGTCAATAATGAGGCCTTCTGCTCCCGAGACGCGGGAGAGAAAAGAAGCTCCCCTCCTTGCTCCCATGACAAAGGCAGCAGTGGCCAGAGCATCAGCTGCCATGCCTGAAGAGGCTTTCACAGTGACACTGGCAACATTGTGCACTGGAGCACCTGAAGTAGGAGAGATGAGGTGGTGAAACATTTTCTCGCGATCGAAGAAAACTTCATAGTTTCCGGAAGTGGCCACAGCACCGGAGTCGAGCCGGATTTCATCCAGGCATTTGTTGCGATGCCAGGGATTTTGAATGGCGATCTTCCAGGGGTTCTTTTTGCCTTTGCCGCCGTGCACCACAATGTCTCCCCCGGCGTTGATGAGAGCATGCTGGATGCGATTTTTCTGCAGGACCTGCATGGCCTGGTCAATAATATATCCTTTGGCAATGCCGTCTAGAGTGACTCCCATGCCGGCTCTTTCAAAAGAGATTGCCTGTTTCTGCATCCTGAGATGCGCACTGCCGATCCTGGTCTTTACCTCCAGGAGCGCCTCGGCAGTGGGAGGTGTTTGGCGAGTTCGGAAACTCTCTCGATAGAGATCCACAAGCGGTTTCACAGTGATGTCAAAGGCACCACCACTCAATTGGTAATAAAGAAGCGAGGCAGCGAATACGGTCATCACTTCAGGAGGAACGCCGCTGACAACCCCGCTGTCGTTCAGACGTCCGATATAGGAGTTGTTCTGGAATCTGTTCATAAAGGCAGTGAGGCGATTGATTTCGGCGAAGCTTTCTTCGAGGGCCTCTTCTGCCTGTGCTGGAGATGGATGGAAGACGATCATGTTTACCACCGTTCCCATGGCCAGCCGGCTCTTGCTGACTTTGTGGAGGGAACGGTCAAATTTCACTGCTTCCGAGGGTAGAGGAAAGTTCATGCTGAGGGCGGTGAGTCCCAGAGTGCCGCTGAGGGCGAGGAAGTGTCTGCGGCTGATGTGGTGTCTGCTCTCTGAAAAAGATTCTTTCATTGCCTGCCACCTCATTCGTTTGCAATTGCTTTGTTGGTCTGCTCAGTGGCCAGAGCATGTGTTGCCGCTTTGGCCTCAGGTGTTTCAGCCTCCTGACCCATCACTTTTGCCACCAACTTGTAGAGACTCTTGAGCGGGATGTCAGCCGGACAGACTTCCTCACAGAGACCGCAGTAAATGCACAAGGAACGTCCTACCATGTGAATGGCTCTGGTCATTAGAAAATTAGGATT contains the following coding sequences:
- a CDS encoding FAD:protein FMN transferase, whose product is MKESFSESRHHISRRHFLALSGTLGLTALSMNFPLPSEAVKFDRSLHKVSKSRLAMGTVVNMIVFHPSPAQAEEALEESFAEINRLTAFMNRFQNNSYIGRLNDSGVVSGVPPEVMTVFAASLLYYQLSGGAFDITVKPLVDLYRESFRTRQTPPTAEALLEVKTRIGSAHLRMQKQAISFERAGMGVTLDGIAKGYIIDQAMQVLQKNRIQHALINAGGDIVVHGGKGKKNPWKIAIQNPWHRNKCLDEIRLDSGAVATSGNYEVFFDREKMFHHLISPTSGAPVHNVASVTVKASSGMAADALATAAFVMGARRGASFLSRVSGAEGLIIDKHHHKILSSGWKQI